The stretch of DNA GCCACGGCGCTGACGCCTTTCTCCGGCGCGATGCCGGCGTGGCTCGGGTAGCCCTGGACGTGGACCCACATCCGGTAGCCCCCGGTGGCGCCGATGAGCAGCTTCGCGGGGTCGCCGCCGTCGAAGTTGAACGAGTGGGCGGGCTCCCCCAGCAGGCTCGTATCGACGTGTTTGGCCCCGTGCAGCCCCCCCTCTTCCTGGACGGTCCAGAGGAACGTTAGCGGCGGATGCGGCGCGCCGCTCCGCAAGAGGGCCATCGCCGTGGTGAGCAGCACCGCCGTCCCCGAGCGGTCGTCGGCCCCCAGGCCCGTCGTCGGATCGGCCGAGCGGACGAGGTTGCCTTCGACGGTTGGCTGGCTCCCGAGGCACACCGGGACCGTGTCGGTGTGGGCCATGAGCAACCGCCGCGGTCCGAGCGCCGGGTCGCCCTCCAGGCGTAGGATGCCGTTGCCGATGCCGCCGCCCAGTTCGCTGCGTTGGTTGGCGTGATCGAAGATCAGCGGGTCGGGCCCGGCGCCGGCCTCGGTGAGCTTGCGGCCCACAAACTCCATCACGCCCATTTCCTCCCCGCCGCGGCCGCGGATGGCCATCAGCTGGCAGACGAGGTCGAGGGCTTCGGCGTCGGAAACGGCGAGTTCTTGGGTGCTCATAGGGGCCTATTGGACCGCAGGGCGGCGGTTGTGCGAACCCCGGCTCGGTGCGGCGCGTCACTCCGGTCGCCGACGCTCCCGGCTCGCCATCCCCGCCGCGACGGATTCTACTGAAAGGCCGCCACTCCCATTTAGCCCCCGGTCAATGACCGAGGGCCAGATACGATCGGGGGCCAATGACGCCCTCCGCGCCGTACACGAGACGCCCATGCTCCTGGTCATCGACAACTACGACTCGTTCACGTTCAACCTCGTCCAGCGGTTCGGCGAGATCGACCCGCAGATCGACGTGCGGGTGGTGCGGAATGACGAATACTCGATCGACGAGCTCGTGGAGATGAACCCCGAGCGGGTCGTCGTGTCGCCGGGCCCCTGCACGCCGACCGAGGCGGGCGTCTCGGTCGAGGCGATCCACCGCTTTGGCGGTCGCGTGCCGGTGCTAGGCGTCTGCCTGGGGCACCAGTCGATCGGTCAGGCCTTGGGGGGCAAGGTGGTCCGCGCCGGCCGCCTGATGCACGGCAAGACCGACCAGATCCACCACGAAGGGGGCGTGCTTCTTGAGGGCCTCGAGAACCCTTTCCAAGCGACGCGCTATCACAGCCTCGTGATCCAGCCCGACACGTTGCCGGATTGCCTCCGCACGACAGCGTGGACCGAAGACCCCGCCGCGAAGGGCGGCGTTGAACGCGTCATCATGGCCGTCGAACACCGCGACTGGCCGCTCTACGGCGTGCAGTTCCACCCCGAGAGCTTCTTGACCTACCAAGGGACCGACCTTTTGCGGCGGTTCTTGGAAGTCAACTAAAGCGGCGGCTCACTTCTGGCGGCGATTGATGTTCTTGCCGGGATAGAAGTGCGAGTAGTATCCGAAGCCGGTCTGGTGGCCGGTGGGAATGATGTTCTGCGAGCCAGCGGCCTCGAAATCGGGCCGGGCAGAGATGGCCTGAACTTTCATGTTCATTTGCTGCTGCTGACGCTGCATCTGTGAGTTCGTCCGCTGCTGATCGAGCATCGGCCTCACTAGCAGGTTGTAATTATCGAGCGTCTGCGAACGCCCCGTAGGGCCCTGGTTGAACAGGTTCAGGTAGGGGCTCACCGTCGAGCTCGGTTGCAATCCAGAGAACGGCTTGCTCCCGCCGACCAGCCCGCTGCTTACCGGGCCGGAAGACAGCGAAGAATTAGCCGTCGCTACGGGGAAAAAGCCGGTCGAAGCCCCGAATGCACGGTTTTGGTTGATGATGCCATTCTTGATGGCTTCGACGGTGTAGCCGCTGCCGACGGACTCGGTCCGGATCTGACGCATCGCCGAATCGGACGCGGCAGCCGCCGCCACCGGGAGGCTCACTTGGCCCCCGCCGACTGGCACTGACTGGGCGGAAGCCATGGTCGGCAGCGACAGTGCGAACGCGGCAACGGCTGCAGAAGTAATGGCCGAGTTGGTGTTGGTCATGGCTTGCGGCGACGGGGTGGGGCGTCGTGCGAGAGGAATTGCGGCGTTGGCGCCAAGATGGATTCGCCATTTAGCCGCTGCCTTATTCTACCCGCTGGACGGGCGCCAGCGGCTCGCTAACCCCGGGGTGAAACAGCTTACCGCCGTCACGACCCGCACGTCCCGCTCATCCGGGGCAGCCCGCCGCTAGAGAGTTTCCCCCACGGGCCGCACCAGCGTCCGTCCAGCAACGCCGCCGCGGAGGATTCGCTCGACCGCTTCAGGAAGTCCTGAGAGCGTCACGGTCGTCACCAACTCTTCGGGCAGCTCGACACGCCACGGGCCCATCAGACGCCTCCATACTTCCAGGCGGGGTTCCCTTGGACACTTCGCCGAATCGATCCCCGCCAGCGTCACCCCCCGGAGCAGGAACGGGTACAC from Botrimarina mediterranea encodes:
- a CDS encoding M20/M25/M40 family metallo-hydrolase, with the protein product MSTQELAVSDAEALDLVCQLMAIRGRGGEEMGVMEFVGRKLTEAGAGPDPLIFDHANQRSELGGGIGNGILRLEGDPALGPRRLLMAHTDTVPVCLGSQPTVEGNLVRSADPTTGLGADDRSGTAVLLTTAMALLRSGAPHPPLTFLWTVQEEGGLHGAKHVDTSLLGEPAHSFNFDGGDPAKLLIGATGGYRMWVHVQGYPSHAGIAPEKGVSAVAIASIAIADLVENGWHGLVVKGDQTGTCNIGTVEAGVATNVVAEHAKLHIEARSHLPGFRAQIVAAIEAAFLRAVDKVVSSEGRRGSVTFTGGAVYESFRLPDEDPSLIELERVLRSTGAEPRRAISNGGLDANWITSNGIPTITLGTGQHDIHTVDETLNIAEYQLSRQVAWRLATGQ
- a CDS encoding anthranilate synthase component II yields the protein MLLVIDNYDSFTFNLVQRFGEIDPQIDVRVVRNDEYSIDELVEMNPERVVVSPGPCTPTEAGVSVEAIHRFGGRVPVLGVCLGHQSIGQALGGKVVRAGRLMHGKTDQIHHEGGVLLEGLENPFQATRYHSLVIQPDTLPDCLRTTAWTEDPAAKGGVERVIMAVEHRDWPLYGVQFHPESFLTYQGTDLLRRFLEVN